The Deinococcus wulumuqiensis R12 genome has a window encoding:
- a CDS encoding IS5-like element ISDra5 family transposase gives MLSERKPYKSDLDDETYLFILPYFLLAPEDAHQRVYPIREVLNAALWIGRTGSQWEYLPHDFPPYKIVHQQLMRWFERGCFENLAHDLHSLVREDALLEGVPTVAIVDSRTLQSTPESGERAGYDGGKRRKGSKIHAAVDTMGNVMTLLVTPGNEQDREQVYDLCREVQQVTGDHIDVVIADQGYTGEQPQIDASLNDVELVVVKRPTGATGFVLLPLRWVVERTFAWTARFRRLSRDLERLQSSLLGFHWLAVSVTLLNKLKPILGSLA, from the coding sequence ATGCTGTCAGAGCGAAAACCCTACAAGAGCGACCTGGACGACGAAACTTACCTCTTCATCCTGCCTTACTTTCTGCTCGCTCCAGAAGACGCTCACCAGCGCGTCTACCCGATACGTGAAGTCCTCAATGCCGCTCTGTGGATTGGCCGCACAGGGAGTCAGTGGGAGTACCTCCCACACGACTTTCCGCCATACAAAATTGTCCATCAGCAACTGATGCGGTGGTTTGAACGAGGTTGCTTCGAGAACCTCGCTCACGACCTGCATTCACTGGTTCGCGAGGACGCCCTCCTTGAGGGCGTTCCTACCGTTGCCATCGTGGATAGCCGCACTCTGCAAAGCACGCCCGAGAGTGGCGAACGTGCTGGATATGACGGTGGAAAGCGTCGTAAGGGCAGCAAAATCCACGCTGCTGTCGACACGATGGGTAATGTCATGACGTTGCTCGTCACCCCTGGCAATGAGCAAGACCGAGAGCAGGTCTATGACTTGTGCCGCGAGGTGCAGCAGGTCACTGGTGACCACATTGATGTCGTTATCGCCGACCAGGGGTACACCGGAGAGCAGCCGCAGATTGATGCTTCCTTGAACGATGTGGAACTTGTTGTGGTGAAACGCCCGACTGGAGCGACGGGCTTTGTGCTGCTTCCGTTGCGATGGGTGGTTGAACGGACATTCGCCTGGACAGCACGTTTTCGCCGTCTATCACGTGATTTGGAGAGGCTGCAAAGCAGTCTCCTCGGCTTTCACTGGCTCGCGGTATCTGTTACGCTCCTAAACAAATTAAAGCCAATTCTTGGCTCGCTAGCCTGA
- a CDS encoding heme o synthase — protein MTSTPLSDSAPPTQHATWRDYLALTKPKVISLLLWTTLTAMFMAARGWPGETFGSGLWLLVVVSLAGYMSAGSAGVFNMIIDRDIDLKMARTAGRPTSSGLISGRNAAIFGTALQVLSFVMLWVWGTPLAAWMSLAGFVFYVVIYTQWLKRTTWHNIVIGGAAGCFPPLVGWAAVTGDLDLFAGYLFAIIFFWTPVHFWALALMIKEEYREVGIPMLPVVHGDHMTVAQIGLYAIYTVVLSLMPVYFGAVGWIYFVSGLLLGAWLLHLSYKLYRHVASGQPAERRVAVPLYLYSMLYLALLFLAGAIDRAVLV, from the coding sequence ATGACCTCGACCCCGCTGTCCGATTCTGCCCCGCCGACGCAGCACGCCACCTGGCGTGACTACCTGGCGCTCACCAAGCCCAAGGTCATCAGCCTGCTGCTGTGGACCACCCTCACGGCCATGTTCATGGCGGCGCGGGGGTGGCCGGGCGAAACCTTCGGGTCGGGGCTGTGGCTGCTGGTCGTGGTCAGCCTCGCCGGATACATGTCGGCAGGCTCGGCGGGCGTGTTCAACATGATCATCGACCGCGACATCGACCTCAAGATGGCGCGCACGGCGGGGCGGCCCACCAGCTCCGGGCTGATTTCGGGCCGCAACGCCGCCATCTTCGGCACGGCCCTTCAGGTCCTGTCGTTCGTCATGCTGTGGGTCTGGGGCACGCCGCTCGCCGCCTGGATGAGTCTGGCGGGCTTCGTGTTCTACGTGGTGATCTACACCCAGTGGCTCAAGCGCACGACCTGGCACAACATCGTGATCGGGGGCGCCGCCGGGTGCTTTCCGCCGCTGGTGGGCTGGGCCGCCGTGACCGGGGACCTCGACCTCTTTGCCGGGTACCTGTTCGCCATCATCTTCTTCTGGACGCCGGTCCACTTCTGGGCGCTGGCCCTGATGATCAAGGAGGAGTACCGCGAGGTCGGCATTCCCATGCTGCCGGTGGTGCACGGCGACCACATGACCGTGGCGCAGATCGGCCTGTACGCCATCTACACGGTGGTGCTCTCGCTGATGCCGGTCTACTTCGGCGCGGTGGGCTGGATCTACTTCGTCTCCGGGCTGCTGCTCGGCGCGTGGCTGCTGCACCTGTCGTACAAGCTCTACCGCCACGTCGCTTCCGGTCAGCCTGCCGAGCGCCGGGTGGCGGTGCCGCTCTACCTGTACTCCATGCTGTATCTCGCCCTGCTGTTTCTGGCCGGGGCCATCGACCGCGCCGTGCTGGTCTGA
- a CDS encoding COX15/CtaA family protein gives MSGTLSAGPRASAGGGQWLPRLAWAALIYNLLVILWGAVVRMTGAGAGCGDHWPLCNGAVVPQSPTVHTLIEFSHRLTSGASGLLAIGLVAVAFRQTPRGHPARFGALLSLGLIILEGLVGGVQVLLGLTADSTDPARGLVQGIHLANTFALLAALLLTLLWARGEPRLRLRGQGRVGWLSALGLGLTLLLGMAGAVTALGDLLFAPAPGTPLDTVRRDFSATAGLIENLRVIHPLLAVFSSVYLAWLGVWLERLRPGQEVRRWTRVVWGLLGAQMVVGFANVALKAPEWMQLTHLLLACLLWLALVMLVYRALTGLGVQRPTQATFRGEPV, from the coding sequence TTGAGCGGAACGCTGAGTGCAGGACCACGCGCCAGCGCGGGGGGGGGACAGTGGCTGCCCCGCCTCGCGTGGGCGGCCCTGATCTACAACCTGCTGGTGATTCTGTGGGGCGCGGTCGTGCGTATGACCGGCGCGGGCGCGGGCTGCGGCGACCACTGGCCGCTGTGCAACGGCGCCGTCGTGCCGCAAAGCCCCACTGTCCACACCCTCATCGAATTCAGCCACCGCCTGACCAGTGGTGCGAGCGGCCTGCTCGCCATCGGGCTGGTCGCGGTGGCCTTCCGGCAGACCCCCCGGGGCCACCCGGCCCGCTTCGGGGCGCTGCTCAGCCTGGGCCTGATCATTCTGGAAGGGCTGGTGGGCGGCGTGCAGGTGCTGCTGGGGCTGACCGCCGACTCGACCGACCCCGCACGCGGCCTCGTGCAGGGCATTCACCTCGCCAACACCTTCGCGCTGCTCGCGGCGCTGCTGCTCACGCTGCTGTGGGCCAGGGGCGAACCCCGGCTGCGGCTGCGCGGCCAGGGCCGGGTGGGGTGGCTCAGCGCCCTGGGCCTGGGGCTGACGCTGCTGCTCGGCATGGCGGGAGCGGTCACGGCGCTGGGCGACCTGCTGTTCGCCCCGGCCCCCGGCACGCCCCTCGACACCGTGCGGCGCGACTTTTCGGCCACCGCTGGCCTGATCGAGAACCTGCGGGTCATTCACCCCCTGCTCGCTGTGTTCAGCAGTGTGTATCTCGCCTGGCTGGGCGTCTGGCTGGAGCGTCTGCGTCCCGGACAGGAGGTCCGGCGCTGGACCCGCGTGGTCTGGGGCCTGCTGGGGGCGCAGATGGTCGTGGGCTTCGCCAACGTCGCGCTCAAGGCGCCGGAATGGATGCAGCTGACCCACCTGCTGCTCGCCTGCCTGCTGTGGCTGGCCCTGGTGATGCTGGTGTACCGTGCCCTGACCGGCCTGGGCGTGCAGCGCCCCACACAGGCCACTTTCCGTGGAGAACCCGTATGA
- a CDS encoding DUF420 domain-containing protein, whose protein sequence is MLQGQKIVPAWPRYDARVVAEVVNQWAVITIVLSGIALVAGVAFIRRGNREAHMRAMVLASTLATIFLVLYLTRLGLGYEKKYAGPEAWRLPYFALLISHIILAAANLPLALLALWNAWKGLRAAGNLGNIDAPAARPFFDRHRMWVRWTVPVWLYVAVTGWIIYLILGHSGEVIKG, encoded by the coding sequence ATGCTGCAGGGGCAGAAAATTGTCCCCGCGTGGCCCCGCTATGATGCGCGTGTGGTCGCCGAAGTCGTCAACCAGTGGGCCGTTATCACCATCGTCCTGAGCGGCATCGCCCTCGTCGCCGGGGTGGCCTTCATCCGCCGCGGCAACCGCGAGGCGCACATGCGGGCCATGGTGCTCGCCAGCACGCTCGCCACCATTTTTCTGGTCCTGTACCTCACCCGCCTGGGCCTGGGGTACGAAAAGAAGTACGCGGGGCCGGAAGCCTGGCGCCTGCCCTACTTCGCGCTGCTGATCAGCCACATCATCCTCGCCGCCGCCAACCTGCCGCTCGCGCTGCTCGCCCTCTGGAACGCCTGGAAGGGGCTGCGGGCCGCTGGGAACCTCGGCAACATCGATGCCCCCGCCGCCCGGCCCTTCTTTGACCGGCACCGCATGTGGGTGCGCTGGACGGTGCCGGTGTGGCTGTACGTGGCGGTCACCGGCTGGATCATCTACCTGATCCTGGGCCACTCCGGTGAGGTCATCAAGGGCTGA
- the panB gene encoding 3-methyl-2-oxobutanoate hydroxymethyltransferase gives MQPESAPAARVKRSLPELTHPAAPLVMVTAYDYPGARHAEAAGVDLILVGDSLGNVVLGYDSTAPVTLGDMIHHGKAARRGAPNTFLVVDLPFGTYHTGVTDAMRSAVRVIQDTGADAVKMEGSTPEVLDVVRVLSRNGIPVMGHVGLMPQTAAAQGGLRVQGKDDDSARRTLEGALALQEAGAFAVVLEAIPARLARLISERLDIATIGIGAGVHCDGQVLVYHDLLGLYEGEEKKIAKRYADLGRESREAIARYAAEVRAREFPSKEHSFVMKDEVIDKLY, from the coding sequence ATGCAGCCCGAATCCGCTCCTGCGGCCCGCGTCAAACGCAGCCTGCCTGAACTGACCCATCCCGCCGCGCCGCTGGTGATGGTCACCGCCTACGACTATCCGGGCGCGCGCCACGCCGAGGCCGCCGGGGTGGACCTGATTCTGGTGGGCGACAGCCTGGGCAACGTGGTGCTGGGCTACGACTCCACCGCGCCGGTCACGCTGGGCGACATGATTCACCACGGCAAGGCGGCGCGGCGGGGCGCCCCGAACACCTTTCTGGTGGTGGACCTGCCCTTCGGCACCTACCACACGGGCGTGACCGACGCGATGCGCAGCGCCGTGCGGGTGATTCAGGACACGGGCGCCGACGCGGTGAAGATGGAAGGCTCGACCCCCGAGGTGCTCGACGTCGTGCGGGTATTGTCGCGCAACGGGATTCCGGTGATGGGGCATGTCGGGCTGATGCCGCAGACCGCCGCCGCCCAGGGGGGCCTGCGCGTGCAGGGTAAGGACGACGACAGCGCCCGCCGCACCCTGGAAGGCGCCCTGGCACTTCAGGAAGCGGGGGCCTTTGCGGTGGTGCTCGAAGCCATTCCCGCCCGACTCGCCCGCCTGATTTCCGAGCGGCTGGACATCGCCACCATCGGCATCGGCGCGGGGGTCCACTGCGACGGGCAGGTGCTCGTCTACCACGACCTGCTGGGGCTGTACGAGGGCGAGGAAAAGAAAATCGCCAAACGCTACGCCGACCTGGGCCGTGAGTCGCGTGAGGCCATCGCCCGCTACGCCGCCGAGGTCCGCGCCCGCGAGTTTCCCAGCAAGGAGCACAGCTTCGTGATGAAAGACGAGGTGATCGACAAGCTGTACTGA
- a CDS encoding CHAD domain-containing protein: MSKSSKTGKSAAQPPSLTGRLDALWPDLVQGDPKAVHEARKLTRKVAAELAVSGAPKKVRRAWRDLRRAVAPLRDHDVAGEHLAAALSEEGRPQREITAFRRDWQRRRAALLAGVLWPEPPPAFERPDKFKRRTRRALAHEAQTLLEDTPDVLSAEDPETWHEWRKALKHYRYTLELLGDPPEELLGTLDALGRMQDAEVVRGLLEEHSLLPDQREALLARELEARQTAQEQVRALWPELKAHLKEQVE; the protein is encoded by the coding sequence ATGTCCAAGTCCTCCAAGACCGGTAAGAGCGCGGCTCAGCCCCCTTCACTGACCGGGCGCCTGGACGCGCTGTGGCCCGACCTGGTACAGGGCGACCCGAAGGCCGTGCATGAAGCCCGCAAACTGACGAGGAAGGTGGCCGCCGAACTCGCCGTTTCGGGCGCCCCCAAAAAGGTCCGGCGGGCCTGGCGCGACCTGCGCCGCGCAGTAGCCCCGCTGCGTGACCACGATGTGGCCGGTGAGCACCTCGCCGCCGCCCTGAGTGAAGAGGGGCGCCCCCAACGCGAAATCACCGCCTTTCGCCGTGACTGGCAACGCCGCCGCGCCGCGCTGCTGGCCGGGGTGCTGTGGCCCGAGCCGCCGCCCGCCTTCGAGCGCCCCGACAAGTTCAAGCGCCGCACCCGCCGCGCCCTGGCCCACGAAGCGCAGACCCTGCTCGAAGACACGCCCGACGTGCTGAGCGCCGAAGACCCCGAAACCTGGCACGAGTGGCGCAAGGCGCTCAAGCACTACCGCTACACCCTGGAACTGCTCGGCGACCCGCCGGAGGAGCTGCTCGGCACCCTCGACGCCCTGGGCCGGATGCAGGACGCCGAAGTGGTGCGCGGCCTGCTGGAGGAGCACTCGCTGCTGCCTGACCAGCGTGAGGCGCTGCTGGCCCGCGAACTGGAGGCCCGCCAAACTGCGCAGGAGCAGGTGCGGGCACTGTGGCCGGAGTTGAAAGCCCACCTCAAGGAGCAGGTGGAGTAG
- a CDS encoding HAD family hydrolase: MTSAVTVPQGLRAVVFDFDGTILDTETREFHHWQQLYREHGRELLLSDWQRGIGTWDAFDPWAGLPGHVQADRENVRSRLHDTIVSDIAEQDLRPGVRAVLEGVKAAGLRLALATSSDREWVTGWMRQHDLLGLFEVMATRDDVRRVKPDPELYLLAAERLGLRPEECLAVEDSFNGATAAVAAGMRLVVVPNDVTRTQPFPAEWRRLEDGYAGGLAAVLGD; this comes from the coding sequence ATGACCTCTGCCGTCACCGTTCCCCAGGGCCTGCGAGCCGTCGTCTTCGACTTCGACGGCACCATTCTGGACACCGAAACCCGCGAATTTCACCACTGGCAGCAGCTCTACCGCGAACACGGCCGCGAACTGCTTCTCAGCGACTGGCAGCGCGGCATCGGCACCTGGGACGCCTTCGACCCCTGGGCCGGGCTGCCGGGGCACGTGCAGGCCGACCGGGAAAACGTGCGCTCACGGCTGCACGACACCATCGTCTCGGACATCGCCGAACAGGACCTGCGCCCCGGCGTGCGGGCGGTGCTGGAAGGCGTGAAGGCCGCCGGGCTGCGCCTCGCCCTGGCGACGAGCAGCGACCGCGAGTGGGTCACGGGCTGGATGCGGCAGCACGACCTGCTGGGCCTCTTTGAAGTGATGGCGACCCGTGACGACGTGCGCCGCGTCAAGCCCGACCCCGAACTGTACCTGCTCGCCGCCGAACGACTGGGGTTGCGTCCAGAGGAGTGCCTCGCCGTGGAGGACTCCTTCAACGGGGCCACCGCCGCCGTCGCCGCCGGAATGCGGCTGGTGGTCGTGCCCAACGACGTGACGCGCACCCAGCCTTTCCCCGCCGAGTGGCGGCGACTGGAGGATGGGTACGCGGGCGGCCTGGCAGCGGTGCTGGGCGACTGA
- a CDS encoding DedA family protein, which yields MTDWIQNLMDSMGYLGILLLMVLENIFPPIPSELIMPSAGFAAARGDMTLGMVILMGTLGSVIGTLPLYYIGRAFGEDKLVAWADKHGKWLTLSGKDIRKADDWFDRHGNKAVLFGRMVPGIRSLLSLPAGMSEMPLPKFLIYSAIGSALWSAALAYAGYALGENYDRVEQYVGPASKIILGVVVVGAIVWFIRRKREQGQGG from the coding sequence ATGACCGACTGGATTCAAAACCTGATGGACAGCATGGGCTACCTCGGCATCCTGCTGCTGATGGTGCTCGAAAACATTTTTCCGCCCATTCCCAGCGAACTCATCATGCCCTCGGCGGGCTTCGCGGCGGCGCGGGGGGACATGACGCTCGGCATGGTGATTCTGATGGGCACGCTCGGCAGTGTCATCGGCACGCTGCCGCTGTACTACATAGGCCGCGCCTTCGGTGAAGACAAACTGGTGGCCTGGGCCGACAAGCACGGCAAATGGCTGACCCTGAGCGGCAAGGACATCAGGAAGGCCGACGACTGGTTCGACCGTCACGGCAACAAGGCGGTGTTGTTCGGGCGCATGGTGCCGGGCATCCGCAGCCTGCTGAGCCTGCCTGCGGGCATGAGCGAAATGCCGCTGCCCAAGTTCCTCATCTACTCGGCCATCGGTTCGGCGCTGTGGAGTGCGGCGCTCGCCTACGCCGGGTACGCCCTGGGCGAAAACTACGACCGGGTCGAGCAGTACGTGGGGCCTGCCTCCAAAATCATCCTGGGCGTGGTCGTCGTGGGGGCCATCGTCTGGTTCATTCGGCGCAAGCGCGAGCAGGGGCAAGGCGGCTGA
- a CDS encoding glutamine--tRNA ligase/YqeY domain fusion protein yields MTDAPKPEHDAPLVAPNFITEIIEKDLASGKYPKIVTRFPPDPSGYAHLGHVFASLLDFNTARQYGGQFNLRMDDTNPELAQQEFVDSMADDLKWLGLDWGEHFYYASDYFDRYYEYAEQLIRQGDAYVDSVSAEEMSRLRGNATTPGTPSPYRERSVEENLDLLRRMKAGEFGDGEHVLRAKIDLSAPNIKLRDPVLYRIVNKPHFRTGDKWKIYPAYDFEHPLQDAIEGVTHSMCSLEFIDNRAIYDWLMEKLGFDPRPHQYEFGRRGLEYTITSKRKLRQLVQQGKVSGWDDPRMPTLRAQRRLGVTPEAMRAFASQIGVNRTNRTVDLAVYENAVRDDLNHRAPRVMAVLEPLRVTLTNLDAPQTLSLPYWPYDVVRDSPDGLVAMPSGERVNPEQAVRDVILTREIYIERSDFEAEPPKGFKRLTPGGTVRLRGAGIIRADEVETDADGTITHIKATLLGEEAGAKGVIHWVSAEHALPAEFRLYDRLFRVPHPEGDNEELDDDSAGPSEHDAEHEEAPVSEGFMRYLTPNSLQVRQGFVEPSVANDPADTRYQFERQGYFWRDPVDSREDALVFGRIITLKDTWAKTAKAEAIKLTETAFVEKKKVERPSTKGRGPSEARGEGSSDAPAKAHTPTPEQEAEFSRLTALGAAEGDARTVAKDPALLAFLTGAVQDATFGQVASWTVNELVAGLRSGAVKVQAADLAPLAAQYAEGRLPARVARDALARAAASGEAPLTIIEREGLNAGLSAEDLQKAVVEVLSANPDKVEAYRDGKVALLGFFTGQVMRATGGKADPQQLAAALKDALA; encoded by the coding sequence ATGACCGACGCGCCCAAGCCTGAACACGACGCCCCGTTGGTGGCTCCCAACTTCATTACCGAAATCATTGAAAAAGACCTGGCGAGCGGCAAGTACCCCAAGATCGTGACCCGCTTTCCACCCGACCCCAGTGGCTACGCGCACCTGGGGCATGTCTTTGCCAGCCTGCTGGACTTCAACACGGCGCGGCAGTACGGCGGGCAGTTCAACCTGCGGATGGACGACACCAACCCCGAACTGGCCCAGCAGGAATTCGTGGACAGCATGGCGGACGACCTGAAGTGGCTGGGCCTGGACTGGGGCGAGCATTTCTACTACGCCAGCGACTATTTCGACCGTTACTACGAGTACGCTGAGCAACTGATCAGGCAGGGCGACGCCTACGTGGACAGCGTCAGCGCCGAGGAAATGTCGCGTCTACGCGGCAACGCCACCACCCCCGGCACGCCCAGCCCCTACCGTGAGCGCAGCGTGGAAGAAAACCTGGACCTGCTGCGCCGCATGAAGGCGGGCGAATTTGGAGACGGAGAACACGTCCTGCGGGCCAAAATCGACCTCTCCGCGCCGAACATCAAGCTGCGCGACCCGGTGCTGTACCGCATCGTCAATAAGCCACACTTTCGCACGGGCGACAAATGGAAGATTTACCCCGCCTACGACTTCGAGCACCCGCTGCAAGACGCCATCGAGGGCGTCACGCACTCCATGTGCAGCCTGGAATTCATCGACAACCGCGCCATCTACGACTGGCTGATGGAGAAACTGGGCTTCGACCCGCGCCCCCACCAGTACGAATTCGGGCGGCGCGGGCTGGAATACACCATTACCAGCAAGCGCAAGCTTCGGCAACTCGTGCAGCAGGGCAAAGTGAGCGGCTGGGACGACCCCCGTATGCCCACGCTCCGCGCCCAGCGCCGCTTGGGGGTGACGCCCGAAGCGATGCGGGCCTTTGCTTCCCAAATCGGCGTGAACCGCACCAACCGCACGGTGGACCTCGCCGTGTACGAAAACGCCGTGCGCGACGACCTCAACCACCGCGCCCCCCGCGTGATGGCGGTGCTGGAGCCTCTGCGCGTGACCCTCACCAACTTGGACGCGCCGCAGACCCTGAGCCTGCCCTACTGGCCCTACGACGTGGTGCGCGACTCGCCCGACGGCCTGGTCGCAATGCCCAGCGGCGAACGGGTCAACCCCGAACAGGCCGTACGCGACGTGATTTTGACCCGCGAAATCTACATTGAACGCAGCGACTTTGAGGCCGAGCCGCCTAAAGGTTTCAAGCGCCTGACCCCCGGCGGCACGGTGCGCCTGCGTGGGGCGGGCATCATCCGCGCCGATGAGGTGGAGACCGACGCAGACGGCACAATTACTCACATCAAGGCCACGCTGCTGGGCGAGGAAGCGGGCGCCAAGGGCGTGATTCACTGGGTCAGCGCCGAACATGCCCTGCCCGCCGAGTTCCGGCTGTATGACCGCCTGTTCCGCGTGCCGCACCCCGAAGGCGACAACGAAGAACTGGACGACGACAGCGCGGGGCCGTCCGAACATGACGCCGAGCACGAAGAAGCGCCCGTGAGCGAAGGCTTCATGCGCTACCTGACGCCGAACAGCCTGCAAGTTCGCCAGGGCTTCGTGGAGCCGAGCGTGGCGAACGACCCCGCAGACACCCGCTACCAGTTCGAGCGGCAGGGCTACTTCTGGCGCGACCCGGTGGACAGCCGCGAGGACGCCCTGGTCTTCGGGCGGATTATCACGTTGAAGGACACCTGGGCGAAGACTGCAAAAGCTGAAGCTATAAAGCTGACGGAGACGGCTTTCGTTGAAAAGAAGAAAGTGGAACGACCCTCTACCAAGGGGAGAGGGCCTAGCGAAGCTAGGGGTGAGGGGTCTTCTGACGCGCCCGCCAAAGCACACACGCCCACCCCCGAGCAGGAAGCCGAATTCAGCCGCCTGACCGCGCTGGGAGCCGCCGAGGGGGACGCCCGCACCGTCGCCAAAGACCCTGCGCTGCTGGCCTTTTTGACCGGCGCGGTGCAGGACGCCACCTTCGGGCAGGTCGCCTCGTGGACGGTCAACGAACTGGTGGCGGGGCTGCGTTCGGGCGCGGTGAAGGTGCAGGCCGCCGACCTCGCCCCGCTCGCCGCGCAGTACGCGGAAGGCCGCCTGCCTGCCCGCGTCGCCCGTGACGCCCTGGCCCGGGCCGCTGCCAGTGGCGAAGCGCCGCTGACCATCATCGAGCGCGAGGGCCTGAACGCGGGCCTGAGCGCCGAAGACTTGCAAAAAGCTGTGGTCGAAGTCCTGAGCGCCAACCCCGACAAGGTCGAAGCCTACCGGGACGGCAAGGTCGCGCTGCTGGGCTTTTTCACCGGGCAGGTGATGCGGGCCACCGGCGGCAAGGCCGACCCCCAGCAACTCGCGGCGGCGCTGAAAGACGCGCTGGCCTGA